In a genomic window of Silurus meridionalis isolate SWU-2019-XX chromosome 27, ASM1480568v1, whole genome shotgun sequence:
- the LOC124380386 gene encoding BOLA class I histocompatibility antigen, alpha chain BL3-6-like isoform X1 has protein sequence MARCRSVMEALIFLLFTLQLSSAVKHTLQYFYTEVTGVNFPEFTLLGQVDGEQFNYYDSNIRKDIPKTEWIRKVEGDDPSYWESQTQKLQDSQENFKLNVNKVMQRFNHTTGVHTVQWMYGCELDDDGTTEGYSQYGYDGEDFISLDMKGLTWIAPKPQALLTKKKWEEIEARFQKNYLETTCIDWLKKFVSYGKEILERKVPPTASVFQKHSSFPEVVCHATGFFPKEVMISWQKDGEDVHEDVEFRETLPNQDGSFQTRSILKVSAEELQKHTYTCVIEHSSLEKEMLVDLKDGGSDGGLIGIIVGIIVALVVLVAVVAGIVVWKKKNSGFKPVPPKPSSEGDSSSNNS, from the exons ATGGCGCGCTGCAGATCAGTTATGGAAGCTCTGATCTTTCTCCTATTTACTCTTCAGCTTTCATCAGCAG TCAAACACACTTTGCAGTATTTCTATACAGAAGTTACAGGAGTAAATTTCCCAGAATTCACTCTTTTGGGTCAGGTGGATGGGGAACAGTTCAACTACTATGACAGTAACATCAGGAAAGATATCCCAAAGACAGAGTGGATCAGGAAGGTCGAAGGTGACGATCCCAGTTACTGGGAGAGTCAGACACAGAAGCTACAGGATTCTCAAGAGaactttaaattaaatgttaataaagtaaTGCAGCGGTTCAATCACAccacag GAGTTCACACAGTACAGTGGATGTACGGCTGTGAGCTTGATGATGATGGCACCACTGAAGGATACAGCCAGTATGGTTATGATGGAGAAGATTTCATCAGTTTAGATATGAAAGGTCTCACTTGGATCGCTCCAAAACCTCAAGCTCTGTTGACCAAAAAAAAGTGGGAGGAAATTGAGGCTCGTTTCCAAAAGAATTACCTGGAGACAACCTGTATTGACTGGTTGAAGAAGTTTGTGTCTTATGGCAAAGAGATTTTGGAAAGGAAAG TTCCTCCTACAGCATCTGTGTTCCAGAAACACTCGTCTTTTCCAGAGGTGGTGTGTCATGCTACAGGTTTCTTCCCCAAGGAAGTGATGATCTCCTGGCAGAAAGACGGAGAGGACGTACATGAGGATGTGGAGTTCAGAGAGACGTTACCCAATCAGGATGGAAGCTTCCAGACGAGGAGCATTCTGAAAGTCTCAGCTGAGGAGCTGCagaaacacacctacacctgtGTGATTGAGCACAGCAGCTTGGAGAAGGAGATGTTGGTAGATCTAAAAG ATGGAGGATCAGATGGAGGACTGATTGGGATCATCGTTGGGATCATCGTGGCTCTCGTTGTTCTCGTTGCTGTTGTGGCTGGAATTGTggtctggaagaagaagaactctG GatttaaacctgttccaccCAAACCCT cctctgaaggagATTCTTCCTCCAATAACTCctaa
- the LOC124380386 gene encoding BOLA class I histocompatibility antigen, alpha chain BL3-6-like isoform X2 has protein sequence MGNSSTTMTVTSGKISQRQSGSGRSKVTIPVTGRVRHKLQDSQENFKLNVNKVMQRFNHTTGVHTVQWMYGCELDDDGTTEGYSQYGYDGEDFISLDMKGLTWIAPKPQALLTKKKWEEIEARFQKNYLETTCIDWLKKFVSYGKEILERKVPPTASVFQKHSSFPEVVCHATGFFPKEVMISWQKDGEDVHEDVEFRETLPNQDGSFQTRSILKVSAEELQKHTYTCVIEHSSLEKEMLVDLKDGGSDGGLIGIIVGIIVALVVLVAVVAGIVVWKKKNSGFKPVPPKPSSEGDSSSNNS, from the exons ATGGGGAACAGTTCAACTACTATGACAGTAACATCAGGAAAGATATCCCAAAGACAGAGTGGATCAGGAAGGTCGAAGGTGACGATCCCAGTTACTGGGAGAGTCAGACACAAGCTACAGGATTCTCAAGAGaactttaaattaaatgttaataaagtaaTGCAGCGGTTCAATCACAccacag GAGTTCACACAGTACAGTGGATGTACGGCTGTGAGCTTGATGATGATGGCACCACTGAAGGATACAGCCAGTATGGTTATGATGGAGAAGATTTCATCAGTTTAGATATGAAAGGTCTCACTTGGATCGCTCCAAAACCTCAAGCTCTGTTGACCAAAAAAAAGTGGGAGGAAATTGAGGCTCGTTTCCAAAAGAATTACCTGGAGACAACCTGTATTGACTGGTTGAAGAAGTTTGTGTCTTATGGCAAAGAGATTTTGGAAAGGAAAG TTCCTCCTACAGCATCTGTGTTCCAGAAACACTCGTCTTTTCCAGAGGTGGTGTGTCATGCTACAGGTTTCTTCCCCAAGGAAGTGATGATCTCCTGGCAGAAAGACGGAGAGGACGTACATGAGGATGTGGAGTTCAGAGAGACGTTACCCAATCAGGATGGAAGCTTCCAGACGAGGAGCATTCTGAAAGTCTCAGCTGAGGAGCTGCagaaacacacctacacctgtGTGATTGAGCACAGCAGCTTGGAGAAGGAGATGTTGGTAGATCTAAAAG ATGGAGGATCAGATGGAGGACTGATTGGGATCATCGTTGGGATCATCGTGGCTCTCGTTGTTCTCGTTGCTGTTGTGGCTGGAATTGTggtctggaagaagaagaactctG GatttaaacctgttccaccCAAACCCT cctctgaaggagATTCTTCCTCCAATAACTCctaa